The following proteins are co-located in the Gossypium hirsutum isolate 1008001.06 chromosome A02, Gossypium_hirsutum_v2.1, whole genome shotgun sequence genome:
- the LOC107951037 gene encoding putative receptor protein kinase ZmPK1: MATPLMLLVLLLAFFCPPSSSSSDALWAGSSLSVEKKGDVLVSPGGTFSAGFHPVGHSAYSFSIWFNNPSCNATASNCTIVWMANRDQPVNGRRSKLSLSTSGNLVLKDAGQILVWETRTASKSLPKLKLDDDGNLILSSLEGHILWQSYDSPTDTLLPLQPFNESSKLISSRSQGSYSSGYFQLYFDTDNVLCLVYKGPEFSSVYWPSPWLLRWEAGRSTFNNSKIAALDTLGKFTSTDNFTFLSADYGSKVSRLLKLDFDGNIRLYSLKENGETWVVSWQAFPQPCMVGFLKLRHVEFYGYGLDMFPNVTLEDCKNKCSKLCDCKGFQFRFIKVHEPAGTYCYAKTQLLNGHRPPNFNTDFYLKVPKATVSLYNNATGQHSKLQCSNKVQTLERTYSKTPENEPLKFALWAVCSVGGLEFVVIFLVWCFLIRNNDDTSPMAGGIVFKATLSDGRVAAIKTLTDAKQGEAEFLAEVNTIGKLNHMNLIEMWGYCAEGKHRLLVYEYMEHGSLAENLSLKALDWKKRFDIAVGTARGLAYLHEECLEWVLHCDIKPHNILIDSKFQPKVSDFGLSWLLNRGDVKRSNISRIRGTRGYMAPEWVSNLPITSKVDVYSYGIVLLELVTGRSPAMGTTVTDDGSPKEKTTLAAWARENMASAGETETWKHEIIDPKLEGIYDEAEVLNLVTVALQCVQEDKDARPTMREAVEMLLRNENH; encoded by the exons atggcCACGCCATTGATGCTCCTAGTTTTATTATTGGCATTTTTCTGTCCGCCTTCCTCTTCATCCTCTGATGCGCTATGGGCGGGTTCATCTCTCTCAGTGGAGAAAAAAGGCGATGTGTTGGTTTCACCCGGTGGAACTTTCAGTGCTGGTTTCCACCCTGTTGGCCACAGTGCTTATTCCTTTTCCATATGGTTCAACAATCCATCCTGCAATGCTACTGCTAGCAATTGCACCATAGTTTGGATGGCCAATCGGGATCAACCAGTTAATGGTAGACGCTCAAAGCTTTCCCTATCGACATCAGGTAACCTTGTTTTAAAAGATGCTGGTCAGATCCTTGTTTGGGAAACGAGAACTGCCTCAAAATCCCTTCCCAAGTTAAAACTTGATGATGACGGTAATCTCATCCTGTCTAGCTTGGAAGGCCATATATTGTGGCAAAGCTATGATTCACCCACGGATACTCTGCTTCCTCTTCAACCATTCAATGAGAGCTCTAAGCTCATATCATCAAGAAGCCAAGGAAGCTACTCATCGGGTTATTTTCAGCTTTATTTTGATACTGATAATGTTCTTTGCCTTGTTTACAAAGGTCCTGAGTTTTCAAGCGTTTACTGGCCTAGTCCATGGCTTTTGAGATGGGAAGCTGGAAGATCCACGTTCAATAATAGCAAAATTGCAGCCCTGGATACTTTGGGCAAGTTTACATCAACTGATAATTTTACTTTCTTGTCGGCTGATTATGGCTCAAAGGTTTCAAGACTGTTGAAGTTGGATTTTGATGGCAATATTCGACTGTATAGTctaaaagaaaatggagaaactTGGGTCGTTTCATGGCAAGCCTTCCCTCAACCATGTATG GTTGGTTTCCTGAAACTTCGCCATGTTGAATTCTATGGCTATGGTCTGGACATGTTTCCTAATGTCACTTTAGAGGATTGCAAGAATAAGTGCTCGAAGTTGTGTGATTGCAAAGGTTTTCAGTTCAGATTTATTAAAGTTCATGAACCAGCTGGTACATATTGCTATGCCAAGACACAATTGTTGAATGGACATCGCCCCCCAAATTTTAATACTGATTTCTACTTGAAAGTGCCCAAGGCTACTGTCTCCTTGTACAATAACGCTACCGGTCAACATTCAAAGTTACAATGTTCCAACAAAGTGCAGACCCTGGAACGAACGTATTCCAAAACGCCTGAAAATGAGCCGCTGAAATTTGCACTTTGGGCGGTATGTTCAGTCGGAGGGCTGGAGTTTGTTGTCATTTTCTTGGTATGGTGTTTCTTGATTAGAAACAATGACGACACAAGCCCAATGGCAG GAGGAATCGTCTTCAAAGCCACTCTCTCCGATGGTCGAGTTGCGGCAATCAAAACACTCACTGATGCCAAACAAGGGGAAGCTGAATTCCTAGCAGAAGTGAACACCATTGGAAAGCTTAATCACATGAACCTGATAGAGATGTGGGGCTACTGTGCAGAGGGAAAACATAGGCTTCTGGTGTATGAGTATATGGAACATGGATCATTGGCCGAAAATCTCTCTTTAAAAGCACTCGATTGGAAAAAGAGATTCGATATTGCTGTGGGAACCGCAAGAGGCTTAGCTTATTTACATGAAGAATGTTTGGAATGGGTTCTCCATTGTGATATAAAACCTCATAACATTCTCATAGACTCTAAATTCCAGCCTAAAGTGTCAGATTTTGGCCTGTCTTGGCTTCTAAATAGAGGCGATGTTAAGCGTTCAAACATCTCGAGGATCCGAGGAACTAGGGGTTACATGGCACCTGAGTGGGTGTCAAATTTGCCCATCACCTCTAAAGTTGATGTCTATAGCTATGGGATAGTTTTATTGGAGTTAGTGACAGGAAGAAGCCCAGCAATGGGAACCACAGTGACAGATGATGGAAGTCCAAAAGAGAAAACAACGCTGGCAGCATGGGCGAGAGAGAACATGGCAAGTGCTGGAGAGACCGAAACATGGAAGCACGAGATAATCGATCCCAAGCTGGAAGGGATATACGATGAGGCTGAGGTGCTAAATCTGGTTACTGTGGCTCTGCAATGCGTTCAGGAAGATAAAGACGCGAGACCAACGATGCGTGAAGCAGTTGAGATGCTACTTCGTAATGAAAACCATTGA